One part of the Girardinichthys multiradiatus isolate DD_20200921_A chromosome 10, DD_fGirMul_XY1, whole genome shotgun sequence genome encodes these proteins:
- the tcf7l2 gene encoding transcription factor 7-like 2 isoform X20, with translation MYPRDGVGPEEAGAKAGVLGPGLLLLQQVGCWHLNLSSWSNKVPVVQHPHHVHPLTPLITYSNEHFTPGNPPPHLQTDVDPKTGIPRPPHPPDISPYYPLSPGTVGQIPHPLGWLVPQQGQPVYPITTGGFRHPYPTALTVNASMSRFPPHMVPSHHSLHTTGIPHPAIVTPNVKQESSHSDISSLNSSKQSDAKKEEEKKKQVHIKKPLNAFMLYMKEMRAKVVAECTLKESAAINQILGRRWHALSREEQAKYYELARKERQLHMQLYPGWSARDNYGKRKKRKREKQQAESNEHREYFPNPCLSLPPITDLSAPKKCRARFGLDQQNNWCGPCRRKKKCIRYIQGEGSCASPPSTDGSLLDSPPSSPSSVVPSPSPKESKPQTEQMQPLSLTMKPAHQLLHHPHLVAGPPPPSLVQLENSAAGAANKTPGSTSSHNGALEHSDVSSSRQPGSSVASAMTRPSASLCHSHSLLPSTAPQPLSLVTKSIE, from the exons ATGTACCCGCGGGATGGAGTCGGACCGGAGGAAGCGGGAGCCAAAGCCGGAGTGTTAGGCCCCGGGCTTTTGCTCCTGCAGCAGGTGGGCTGCTGGCACCTCAATCTGAGCAGCTGG TCTAATAAGGTTCCAGTGGTACAGCACCCGCACCATGTGCACCCTCTCACGCCTCTGATCACCTACAGCAATGAGCACTTCACACCGGGGAACCCCCCACCTCACCTACAGACAGACGTGGATCCCAAAACGG GAATTCCGAGGCCTCCTCATCCTCCAGACATATCTCCTTATTACCCGTTGTCACCTGGCACCGTTGGCCAGATCCCCCATCCGCTAGGATGGTTAGTACCACA GCAAGGTCAACCTGTTTATCCAATCACGACAGGGGGTTTTAGACACCCCTACCCAACTGCGCTCACCGTCAACGCATCCATGTCAAG ATTCCCCCCACACATGGTGCCCTCACACCACAGTTTGCACACCACGGGCATCCCTCACCCAGCCATCGTCACGCCCAACGTCAAGCAGGAATCCTCCCACAGCGACATTAGCTCACTTAACAGCTC GAAACAGTCAGACGCTaaaaaggaggaggagaaaaagaagcagGTCCACATAAAGAAGCCTCTGAATGCCTTCATGCTCTATATGAAGGAGATGAGGGCCAAGGTGGTGGCGGAGTGCACGCTGAAAGAAAGCGCTGCTATCAACCAGATCCTGGGGCGAAGG TGGCATGCCCTATCACGGGAGGAGCAGGCCAAGTACTACGAGTTGGCCAGGAAAGAACGACAGCTCCACATGCAGCTGTACCCCGGCTGGTCAGCACGAGACAACTAT gggaaaaggaagaagagaaaaagGGAAAAGCAGCAAGCAGAGAGCAATG aacacAGAGAATATTTTCCAAACCCTTGCCTTTCACTCCCTCCGATTACAG ACCTGAGCGCTCCTAAGAAGTGTCGAGCGCGCTTTGGGCTCGACCAACAGAATAACTGGTGTGGCCCGTGCAG gagaaaaaaaaagtgcattCGCTACATCCAAGGTGAAGGCAGCTGTGCCAGTCCTCCCTCTACGGACGGAAGCTTACTAGACTCCCCCCCATCCTCCCCCTCCTCCGTGGTTCCCTCCCCCTCCCCGAAAGAGTCCAAACCTCAGACTGAACAAATGCAACCTCTCTCACTGACTATGAAACCGGCCCACCAGCTACTTCACCACCCGCACCTCGTGGCTGGGCCCCCACCGCCATCTTTGGTTCAGCTGGAAAACTCGGCTGCCGGCGCCGCTAACAAAACGCCCGGCAGCACCTCCTCCCACAACGGAGCTCTGGAGCACAGTGACGTCTCGTCCTCGCGGCAGCCAGGCTCCTCCGTGGCGTCCGCCATGACCCGGCCGTCAGCTTCGCTGTGTCATTCCCATTCGCTCCTTCCCTCCACAGCCCCTCAGCCTTTGTCGCTAGTGACCAAGTCTATAGAATAA